The following coding sequences lie in one Candidatus Kinetoplastibacterium sorsogonicusi genomic window:
- a CDS encoding CTP synthase translates to MTKYIFVTGGVVSSIGKGIAAASLAAILESRGLKVTILKLDPYINVDPGTISPFQHGEVFVTEDGAETDLDLGHYERFISIKMKKTNNFTTGQIYESVIRKERKGEYLGKTVQVIPHITNEIQEYIINGVNASTNNDEDKIDIAIVEIGGTVGDIESLPFLEAARQMSLKLGKENSVFVHLTLVPWISTAGELKTKPTQHSVQKLREIGIYPNAILCRADRKIPEEEKFKISMFSNVPVNAVISMCDTDSIYKIPSMLHKQGLDSIILKIMKLETKLANLSVWDNLVHNLENYKYCINIGIVGKYIDSKESYKSLIEALSHAGIHTSSKINIKYIDAEEIENNGCQCLKNLDGILVPGGFGQRGVEGKILSIKYARENNIPFLGICLGMQLAIVEFARNVLGLKEANSTEFDANTKYPIVLLLSEWVETNGTVQLRDETSDIGGTMRKGAQKVAIKPGTKAFDIYGKEVNERHRHRFEVNKNFLHDLEANGLLVSSKTNLDLPEIIEIPNHYWFIGVQFHPEFTSTPRSGHPLFSSYINAAIKYNVQKAHYENS, encoded by the coding sequence AGGTATTGCTGCAGCGTCTTTAGCTGCAATACTAGAATCACGTGGTTTAAAAGTAACTATTTTAAAGCTAGATCCATATATTAATGTAGATCCTGGAACAATAAGTCCTTTTCAACATGGAGAAGTTTTTGTAACTGAAGATGGTGCAGAAACTGATTTAGATTTAGGACATTATGAACGTTTTATTTCTATAAAAATGAAAAAAACTAATAATTTTACAACTGGACAAATATATGAATCTGTTATTCGTAAAGAAAGAAAAGGCGAATATTTAGGAAAAACTGTACAAGTAATTCCACATATTACTAATGAAATACAGGAATATATTATTAATGGAGTAAATGCTTCTACTAATAATGATGAAGATAAAATCGATATTGCTATAGTAGAAATTGGTGGTACAGTTGGTGATATAGAATCTTTACCATTTTTAGAAGCTGCACGTCAAATGAGTTTAAAACTTGGTAAAGAAAATTCTGTATTTGTACATTTAACTTTAGTACCATGGATTTCTACAGCTGGAGAATTAAAAACAAAACCTACTCAACATTCTGTACAAAAACTTAGGGAAATAGGTATTTATCCTAATGCTATATTATGTAGAGCAGATAGAAAAATTCCAGAAGAAGAAAAATTTAAAATTTCTATGTTTTCTAATGTACCAGTTAATGCAGTAATATCTATGTGTGATACAGATTCAATCTATAAAATTCCTTCCATGTTACATAAGCAAGGATTAGATTCAATTATATTAAAAATTATGAAGCTTGAAACTAAATTAGCTAATCTTTCAGTATGGGATAATTTAGTACATAATTTAGAAAATTATAAATATTGTATTAACATAGGAATTGTTGGTAAATATATTGATTCTAAAGAATCATATAAATCTTTAATAGAAGCATTATCACATGCTGGGATTCATACGAGTTCAAAAATTAATATTAAATATATAGATGCTGAGGAAATAGAAAATAATGGTTGTCAATGTTTAAAAAATTTAGATGGGATATTAGTTCCTGGAGGTTTTGGACAACGTGGAGTAGAAGGTAAAATTCTATCAATAAAATATGCTAGAGAAAATAATATACCTTTTCTTGGAATATGTTTAGGAATGCAACTTGCTATTGTAGAATTTGCTAGAAATGTATTAGGATTAAAAGAAGCAAATAGTACTGAATTTGATGCAAATACTAAGTACCCTATTGTGTTATTATTAAGTGAATGGGTAGAAACAAATGGCACAGTTCAATTAAGAGATGAAACATCTGATATAGGTGGCACAATGAGAAAAGGTGCTCAAAAAGTTGCAATTAAGCCAGGTACTAAAGCATTTGATATTTATGGTAAAGAAGTTAATGAAAGACATAGGCATAGATTTGAAGTAAACAAAAATTTTTTACATGATTTAGAAGCTAATGGTTTATTAGTAAGTTCTAAAACTAATTTAGATTTACCTGAAATTATTGAAATACCTAATCATTATTGGTTTATAGGAGTACAATTTCATCCAGAATTTACTTCCACACCAAGAAGTGGTCATCCATTATTTTCAAGTTATATTAATGCAGCTATAAAATACAATGTTCAAAAGGCACATTATGAAAATTCATAA